The following proteins are encoded in a genomic region of Maribacter hydrothermalis:
- a CDS encoding hemolysin family protein yields MGTAGIIIILSLIFSAFFSGMEIAFISANKIHIEIEKKQDGFLAMVLTRLTKKPSKFIATMLIGNNIALVIYGLFMGEILMNWFTGMAPENAILKILITEFSLLTQTLISTFVILITAEFLPKVLFQIYANSLLKLLAIPAFLFYILFSFISDFIIWISDLILKYIFRTSGDEVQLAFSKLELGDYITEQMETVEAEDEVDTEIQIFQNALEFAAVKAREVMVPRTEIVAVEMHETPKNLAKIFTETGYSKILVYNDTVDNVIGYIHSYELFKKPKTIKSILLPVEFVPETMLIQDVLNTLMKKRKSIAVVLDEYGGTSGLVTVEDIVEELFGEIEDEHDTTDLREEQVDDRNFLFSARLEVDYINENYKLNLPVSDEFETLGGLLVHTLGEIPDKEVELVIEHYKFTVLEVSNTKIDLVSVELLAEE; encoded by the coding sequence GTGGGTACAGCTGGTATTATAATAATTCTCTCATTAATTTTTTCGGCTTTCTTTTCAGGAATGGAGATTGCATTTATTTCTGCAAATAAAATACATATTGAAATAGAGAAAAAGCAAGATGGTTTTTTAGCTATGGTGCTTACTAGGCTTACAAAAAAACCATCAAAGTTTATAGCTACCATGTTAATAGGTAACAATATAGCATTGGTTATCTATGGCTTGTTTATGGGTGAAATTCTTATGAATTGGTTTACAGGAATGGCACCTGAAAATGCAATTTTAAAGATTTTGATTACAGAATTTAGTCTTTTAACTCAAACCCTAATTTCAACATTTGTAATATTAATTACTGCAGAATTTCTGCCTAAGGTTCTATTTCAGATTTATGCAAATAGTTTATTGAAGTTATTGGCAATACCTGCGTTTTTATTTTACATTTTGTTTTCATTTATTTCGGATTTTATCATTTGGATTTCAGATTTAATACTGAAGTATATCTTTAGAACCTCTGGAGACGAAGTGCAGTTGGCATTTAGTAAATTAGAATTGGGTGATTATATAACGGAGCAAATGGAAACTGTAGAGGCTGAGGATGAGGTCGATACCGAAATTCAAATATTTCAGAATGCTTTGGAATTTGCCGCCGTAAAAGCGCGTGAGGTAATGGTGCCTAGAACCGAAATAGTGGCTGTTGAAATGCACGAAACGCCGAAGAATTTAGCAAAAATTTTCACCGAAACGGGGTATTCTAAAATTTTGGTCTATAATGATACCGTAGATAATGTTATAGGGTACATACATTCTTACGAATTGTTTAAGAAACCAAAGACCATTAAAAGTATTTTATTGCCCGTAGAATTTGTTCCAGAAACTATGTTGATACAAGATGTGCTAAATACACTAATGAAGAAGCGTAAAAGTATAGCCGTTGTATTAGATGAGTATGGTGGAACTTCCGGTTTGGTTACTGTTGAGGATATTGTAGAAGAACTTTTTGGTGAAATTGAAGATGAACATGATACTACCGATTTAAGAGAAGAACAGGTTGATGATCGAAATTTTCTTTTTTCAGCTCGTTTAGAAGTAGATTACATCAACGAAAATTACAAATTAAATTTACCTGTATCAGACGAATTCGAGACTTTAGGAGGGCTTTTGGTACATACATTGGGCGAAATACCAGATAAAGAAGTAGAGCTTGTTATAGAGCACTATAAATTTACGGTGTTAGAAGTTTCCAATACTAAAATAGATTTAGTGTCCGTAGAACTTTTGGCAGAAGAATAA
- the lptC gene encoding LPS export ABC transporter periplasmic protein LptC, with amino-acid sequence MIQIFNYKSIAMVCTTAMLFLSCNDNYKRVGDEAAKKIYPRGVVEDFVLTYTETPDKLDAEDVGSSKVLAILSGPIRNDFDQLSFPYQTFPEGLLVEMFNEKNEKTTIEADYGVLYSATSIVDLQGNVRIMGDDGKKLETTQLYYDRDNQWAFTQEKFTFTNPDDGTVMDGEGMDIQRDLKFLNAHKTYGLMMIKEDKEEEND; translated from the coding sequence ATGATACAAATCTTTAATTACAAAAGCATTGCCATGGTATGTACCACGGCAATGCTTTTTTTATCTTGTAACGATAATTATAAGCGAGTAGGCGATGAGGCTGCTAAGAAAATTTACCCTCGTGGAGTAGTAGAGGATTTTGTGCTTACCTATACTGAAACACCAGATAAATTAGATGCGGAAGATGTTGGGTCTTCTAAGGTTTTGGCGATATTGTCGGGGCCTATTCGTAATGATTTTGACCAACTTTCTTTTCCATATCAAACATTTCCAGAAGGTTTGCTGGTGGAAATGTTTAATGAAAAAAATGAAAAAACTACGATAGAGGCAGATTATGGAGTATTGTATTCCGCTACTTCTATTGTAGATTTGCAAGGTAATGTGCGCATAATGGGTGATGATGGTAAAAAATTAGAAACCACCCAATTGTATTATGATCGTGATAATCAATGGGCATTTACACAAGAGAAGTTTACCTTTACCAATCCAGATGATGGTACTGTAATGGATGGTGAAGGTATGGATATTCAAAGAGACCTTAAGTTTTTAAATGCACACAAAACGTATGGTCTAATGATGATAAAAGAAGATAAAGAAGAAGAAAATGATTAA